A genomic segment from Pseudomonas sessilinigenes encodes:
- a CDS encoding Lnb N-terminal periplasmic domain-containing protein has translation MLKRLAYLALCACAPLYAAPHIDHQRLQQLANDPFWISLGHYETAKLGGWRSYVSDPKFFLAADGAHHPDAELQATLDALYAPASAGERHAQCVYPARTRWLKAQLKLDDLPKVECAEFTQWFKDVAPHSTVMIFPAAYLNSPSSMFGHTLLRIDQADVQSNHTALLSYAINFGAYIEGSDNSILYAWKGLMGGYPGLFALVPYQEKLAEYRSLENRDLWEYRLNLTQVETERMVEHVWELKQIKFDYFFFDENCSYRLLELLQVARPSLRLTGQFPLTAIPTDTVKAVKDAGLVERIDYRPSRERELLSRAQPLNPEEQQWVLKVSADQKQLQDRDFKALPRDRQALIVDAAYRLERYRANGQERDAERSQRSFELLRAINQNPAPELQIQRPGLPEDGHQSRTWQLGVGTRDDKAFAEYGLRMAYHDLNDNAEGFPMGAQIEILQMKLRQYEGNHWQLQQLDLATIRSLTPRTQLLQPWSWQVTGGLERVPGKHDDETLVSHVNGGAGGTWQLGEDTLGFALGTVRVEHNADFAGFIAPAAGFNSGLLWKNPLGNFSLEAKGDYFTNGEVRRSLSLNQQWELSRNLGLRLSAQREFSQLASPANEVMLELKWYHY, from the coding sequence ATGCTCAAACGCCTTGCCTACCTGGCGCTCTGTGCCTGCGCCCCGCTGTACGCCGCGCCTCACATCGACCATCAACGTTTGCAGCAACTGGCCAACGACCCCTTCTGGATCTCCCTGGGCCACTACGAAACCGCCAAGCTGGGAGGCTGGCGCAGCTATGTCAGCGACCCGAAGTTCTTCCTGGCCGCCGACGGCGCCCATCACCCCGATGCCGAGTTGCAGGCGACCCTGGACGCCCTCTACGCGCCCGCCAGTGCCGGGGAACGACATGCCCAGTGCGTCTATCCAGCCCGTACCCGCTGGCTCAAGGCACAGCTGAAGCTGGACGACCTGCCCAAGGTCGAATGCGCCGAGTTCACCCAGTGGTTCAAGGACGTCGCGCCCCACAGCACGGTAATGATCTTTCCGGCCGCCTATCTCAACAGTCCATCGTCGATGTTCGGCCACACCCTGCTGCGTATCGACCAGGCCGACGTGCAAAGCAATCACACCGCCCTGCTCAGTTATGCCATCAACTTCGGCGCCTACATCGAAGGCTCCGACAACAGCATCCTCTATGCCTGGAAGGGCTTGATGGGTGGTTATCCCGGACTGTTCGCCCTGGTGCCCTACCAGGAAAAACTGGCGGAGTACCGCAGCCTGGAGAACCGCGACCTGTGGGAGTACCGGCTGAACCTCACCCAGGTGGAAACCGAGCGCATGGTGGAACATGTGTGGGAACTGAAGCAGATCAAGTTCGACTACTTCTTCTTCGACGAGAACTGTTCCTACCGCCTGCTGGAACTGCTGCAGGTCGCCCGCCCCAGCCTGCGCCTGACCGGCCAGTTCCCACTCACCGCGATCCCTACCGACACCGTCAAGGCGGTCAAGGACGCCGGATTGGTGGAACGAATCGACTATCGCCCATCCAGGGAGCGCGAGTTGCTCAGCCGCGCCCAGCCTTTGAACCCTGAAGAACAACAATGGGTACTCAAGGTCAGCGCCGACCAGAAACAACTGCAGGACCGCGATTTCAAGGCCCTGCCCCGGGACCGACAAGCCCTGATCGTGGACGCGGCCTATCGCCTGGAACGTTATCGAGCCAATGGCCAGGAGCGTGATGCCGAACGCTCCCAGCGCAGTTTCGAGCTGCTCAGGGCCATCAACCAGAACCCCGCTCCAGAGTTGCAGATCCAGCGGCCAGGCCTGCCGGAAGACGGCCACCAGTCCCGCACCTGGCAACTCGGGGTCGGCACACGCGACGACAAGGCCTTTGCCGAGTACGGCCTGCGCATGGCCTATCACGACCTCAATGACAACGCCGAAGGCTTCCCAATGGGCGCCCAGATCGAGATCCTGCAGATGAAGCTGCGCCAGTACGAAGGCAACCACTGGCAATTGCAGCAGCTCGACCTGGCCACCATCCGCTCCCTGACCCCACGTACGCAGTTGCTGCAACCCTGGTCCTGGCAAGTCACCGGCGGCCTGGAGCGGGTACCGGGCAAGCACGACGACGAAACCCTGGTCAGCCACGTCAATGGCGGTGCCGGCGGCACCTGGCAATTGGGCGAGGACACCCTGGGCTTTGCGCTGGGCACGGTACGGGTCGAGCACAACGCCGATTTCGCCGGTTTCATCGCTCCGGCAGCAGGCTTCAACTCCGGCCTGCTATGGAAGAATCCACTGGGCAACTTCAGCCTGGAAGCCAAGGGCGACTACTTCACCAATGGTGAAGTCCGCCGCAGCCTGAGCCTCAACCAGCAATGGGAGCTGTCGCGCAACCTGGGCCTGCGCCTGAGCGCACAGCGGGAGTTCAGCCAACTGGCCAGCCCGGCCAACGAAGTCATGCTCGAACTCAAGTGGTACCACTACTAA
- a CDS encoding DUF3015 domain-containing protein, which yields MKRILLGTLFTVVSLNAMAQAPGGPDCGWGNMLFKGQRGTPAHFLASTTNGTSGNATFGMTSGTNGCSTNAALTYGGKSWFAMNGMMNELSEDMAKGQGEALTTYAVVLGVAPEDRAHFAAVTHEHFQQIFNKADVTAEDVHTNTLAVLKGDSRLAKYATPV from the coding sequence ATGAAACGGATCCTTCTCGGTACTCTTTTCACCGTCGTATCCCTCAACGCCATGGCCCAGGCCCCAGGCGGCCCGGATTGCGGCTGGGGCAACATGCTGTTCAAGGGCCAGCGCGGCACGCCGGCGCACTTCCTGGCGTCGACCACCAACGGCACCTCGGGTAACGCGACCTTCGGCATGACTTCCGGCACCAACGGTTGCTCCACCAACGCGGCACTGACCTACGGCGGTAAGTCCTGGTTCGCCATGAACGGGATGATGAACGAGCTCTCCGAAGACATGGCCAAGGGCCAGGGCGAAGCCCTGACCACCTACGCCGTAGTCCTGGGCGTGGCTCCCGAAGACCGCGCGCACTTCGCAGCGGTCACCCACGAACACTTCCAGCAGATCTTCAACAAGGCCGACGTAACGGCCGAAGACGTGCATACCAACACCCTGGCCGTCCTGAAGGGCGATTCGCGCCTGGCCAAGTACGCCACCCCGGTTTAA